One window of the uncultured Methanobrevibacter sp. genome contains the following:
- a CDS encoding serine/threonine-protein kinase — MSEQNTMLKINSILNGKYIVEKYLGGGAFGEVYRVKHKYLKNRRAIKIFKNSPDIKGNPSSIEKLLEEAILLTKFDHKNIVKVHDAGIFTTDDGDGHVFFEMDFYSKDLDEYWKSFGARFMPVDIVVTLIKQICYGLDVLHSENPPMIHRDIKPQNIMVDFDNDGCPIAKLTDFGLVKAVNPSSLYASAKGTLAFKAPEFLEKKDDTSTDIFAVGVTFYMLLTDNFPYPIDSEFDVMTGSWLKNKPKPISEYNPLVRDEKLEEIVFTAISTDPEKRYRDAKELLDAITEWENSKDSSAPKSEDIKKDSKASEPERVSVTAKESDQPNDSGSIGSVSLKTDRSNESGSIGSVSLKTDHSNESGSIGSVSLKNNQSNKSVRTESVFENQNQSDVSENDDSPFKADLGSLSNPFVSENLEEIFGGGEISEVPSQKQPEIIEEKPEVNSDELIRDALWAVSNSLDYERGVDYLNQAFNQDPELKSVYGSKLELWKCFILMQNPDTIDEGIFNLKKLADENTLIKNDYAFAFDLLSKKDAKLLEKEALFSNAYNKPKEASTFLELAMLLDVTIKNRYKNKLKILKNGTTI; from the coding sequence ATGTCTGAACAGAACACAATGTTAAAAATTAATAGTATATTGAACGGAAAATATATTGTTGAAAAATACCTGGGCGGGGGAGCGTTTGGTGAAGTTTATCGTGTAAAACACAAGTATTTAAAGAACAGACGTGCAATCAAGATCTTTAAAAATTCACCGGACATTAAGGGAAATCCCTCTTCGATAGAAAAATTGTTGGAAGAGGCAATATTGCTTACGAAATTTGACCATAAAAATATTGTTAAGGTCCATGATGCGGGAATTTTCACAACAGATGATGGTGACGGTCATGTATTTTTTGAAATGGATTTCTATTCAAAGGATTTGGATGAGTATTGGAAATCCTTCGGCGCCAGATTTATGCCTGTGGATATTGTAGTGACTCTCATTAAACAAATCTGTTATGGTTTGGATGTCCTGCATTCGGAAAATCCTCCAATGATTCATAGAGACATTAAACCCCAAAACATCATGGTTGATTTTGATAATGATGGTTGTCCGATAGCAAAATTAACCGATTTCGGATTGGTAAAGGCGGTTAACCCATCAAGTTTATATGCAAGTGCAAAAGGAACTCTGGCTTTTAAGGCACCCGAATTTCTAGAAAAGAAAGATGACACTTCAACTGACATTTTTGCTGTGGGCGTTACATTTTACATGCTTTTAACTGATAACTTCCCTTATCCTATTGATAGTGAGTTTGATGTAATGACCGGCAGTTGGTTAAAAAATAAGCCAAAACCGATTAGTGAGTATAATCCTCTTGTTCGTGATGAGAAATTGGAGGAAATCGTTTTCACTGCAATTTCAACCGATCCTGAAAAAAGATATAGGGATGCAAAGGAACTTTTGGATGCGATTACCGAATGGGAAAATTCTAAAGATTCATCCGCTCCCAAATCTGAGGACATTAAAAAAGACTCTAAGGCTTCCGAACCGGAAAGGGTTTCTGTAACTGCAAAGGAATCCGACCAGCCTAATGATTCCGGAAGCATAGGTTCTGTTTCTTTAAAAACCGACCGTTCGAACGAATCTGGTAGCATAGGTTCTGTTTCTTTAAAAACCGATCATTCTAACGAATCTGGTAGCATTGGTTCTGTTTCTTTAAAAAACAATCAATCGAATAAATCAGTGCGTACTGAGAGTGTTTTTGAAAACCAAAATCAATCCGACGTGTCTGAAAATGATGATTCTCCCTTTAAAGCGGATTTAGGTTCTCTCAGCAATCCGTTCGTATCTGAAAATCTTGAGGAGATTTTCGGGGGAGGGGAGATAAGTGAAGTGCCTTCACAAAAGCAGCCGGAAATAATTGAAGAAAAACCGGAAGTGAACTCTGATGAATTGATTAGAGATGCATTATGGGCGGTTTCTAATTCATTAGATTATGAACGTGGAGTGGATTATTTAAATCAGGCCTTTAATCAGGACCCTGAATTAAAATCGGTATACGGTTCAAAATTGGAGTTGTGGAAATGTTTTATCTTAATGCAAAATCCCGATACCATTGATGAGGGTATATTCAACCTTAAAAAATTAGCTGATGAAAACACTCTAATAAAAAATGATTATGCTTTTGCATTTGATTTGTTATCTAAAAAAGATGCTAAACTTTTGGAAAAGGAAGCGCTGTTCAGTAATGCTTATAATAAGCCTAAAGAAGCCAGCACATTTTTGGAGTTGGCCATGTTGCTTGATGTGACAATTAAAAACAGGTATAAAAACAAGCTTAAAATATTAAAAAACGGCACTACAATTTAA
- a CDS encoding Ig-like domain repeat protein encodes MENKNIIIILLIVVVILAAVLGFMFLNKTNPKDSTKIKITSDKSQYEDSAELSIKLTDMNGTALSKEIVNITITDKKGKVVADDVVKTNSKGNAKLDLNLKKGKYSVNVTYDGNENFTANHSSQNLTIKEEASTSEVSSGESQSSSGTPYDINNLPPTNDPYPETNRYYIDENYIKQEYADGYMRTVDVRTGEVHSLGFK; translated from the coding sequence ATGGAAAATAAGAATATAATCATAATATTGCTTATAGTCGTTGTGATTCTTGCGGCAGTTCTTGGCTTCATGTTCTTAAATAAAACAAATCCCAAGGATTCTACTAAAATAAAGATTACAAGTGACAAGTCACAGTATGAGGACAGTGCCGAATTGTCAATTAAACTAACTGATATGAACGGAACTGCACTTTCAAAGGAAATAGTGAATATTACAATAACCGATAAGAAAGGCAAGGTTGTTGCGGATGATGTTGTTAAAACCAATTCCAAGGGTAATGCCAAACTTGATTTGAACTTGAAGAAGGGCAAATATAGTGTCAATGTTACCTATGACGGAAATGAAAACTTCACTGCAAATCACTCCTCTCAAAATTTAACCATTAAGGAGGAAGCCTCCACTTCGGAAGTTTCCAGCGGTGAATCCCAATCATCATCAGGCACTCCGTATGACATTAATAACCTGCCTCCAACTAATGATCCGTATCCTGAAACAAACAGGTATTATATTGATGAAAACTATATCAAACAGGAGTATGCGGACGGTTATATGAGAACTGTGGATGTCAGAACCGGTGAAGTGCACAGTTTGGGATTTAAATAA
- a CDS encoding SseB family protein, translated as MDNIDDLKKQVQVDNSALEEMLEGELTPENQIEFLKALKDSYLYLPVSFSDSMFEGIEDSKPGDVFETTGEEGFNINYVSDAQGRRAVPLFTSEDMMKKAGITSSVMVMDPSGIADMIKDSDRYVAVTINPLTEHEMGLPFEAFVGIFAEPTEEEKQFQEALSEMLEALAKNSYTLEEDMAFVMRDDEITLKDHAQNGVFVVNMPLFVSRDKDFRKGLKYTNILLFDAGKKVLPLGGVGKDEYDTVVAPGSEFVLVEEIDEVTSVWRCGEQPFYDEL; from the coding sequence TTGGATAACATAGATGATTTGAAAAAGCAAGTGCAGGTGGACAATTCAGCACTTGAGGAAATGCTTGAAGGTGAATTGACACCAGAAAATCAGATTGAATTTCTAAAGGCATTGAAGGACTCATATCTCTATTTGCCGGTGTCATTTTCCGATTCCATGTTTGAGGGAATTGAGGATTCAAAACCCGGTGACGTATTCGAGACAACCGGCGAGGAAGGATTCAACATTAATTATGTAAGTGACGCTCAGGGAAGAAGGGCAGTTCCCCTTTTTACAAGCGAGGATATGATGAAGAAGGCCGGTATCACCTCATCCGTTATGGTGATGGACCCGTCAGGCATTGCGGATATGATCAAGGACTCCGACAGGTATGTGGCGGTTACAATCAATCCCCTTACCGAACATGAAATGGGTCTTCCTTTCGAGGCGTTTGTCGGAATATTTGCTGAACCTACCGAAGAGGAAAAGCAGTTTCAGGAAGCGCTGAGTGAAATGCTGGAAGCCTTGGCAAAGAATTCATACACTCTTGAGGAGGATATGGCCTTTGTGATGAGGGATGACGAGATTACGTTAAAGGACCATGCGCAGAATGGTGTCTTTGTCGTTAACATGCCTCTTTTTGTTTCAAGGGATAAGGATTTCAGGAAAGGCCTGAAGTATACGAATATTCTGCTTTTTGATGCGGGCAAAAAGGTTCTTCCTTTAGGTGGTGTTGGAAAGGATGAATATGATACTGTTGTAGCTCCCGGAAGCGAGTTCGTACTTGTTGAGGAGATTGATGAGGTTACATCCGTCTGGAGATGCGGCGAACAGCCGTTTTACGATGAGCTCTAG
- a CDS encoding winged helix-turn-helix domain-containing protein, giving the protein MDENELFKMIGYIMASEYRQNIIRCLGNSMKTPSKIAKEVGLRTNHVSNVLKSLKDNKIVVCLNEDARKGRLYKNTELGLKILENI; this is encoded by the coding sequence ATGGATGAAAACGAACTTTTTAAAATGATAGGCTATATAATGGCATCTGAATATCGTCAAAACATCATCAGATGCCTTGGAAACTCAATGAAGACACCCTCAAAAATCGCAAAAGAAGTTGGTTTGCGAACAAATCATGTATCAAATGTCCTAAAGAGTTTAAAGGACAATAAAATTGTAGTCTGCTTAAATGAGGATGCGCGAAAGGGCAGATTATACAAAAACACAGAATTGGGATTGAAAATTCTGGAAAACATCTAA
- a CDS encoding DUF6020 family protein, with protein sequence MEFREMETVEYFRKFNYRDLAIFLIPVIVFSIYLFIFNPGIATTDTFNQFHQIASGAFTNWHPFFHTFIEMMCLSVYPSTISICVFQISVFSVMWAVICKYFRDDDGNVFKWQVIFSLIVCVIPINGLYSITMWKDILFSYCMMFLCFLIMVMIDRKGNVDLKFIVLLSLIMAFVSQLRGNGFYVVLVCIVVYMAYLILKRNVKMGVALTILTVTFILLISSLNVAYEVSDNEKDAFATKLAHMLADYDLNLDIEDGDRQKIHTLINPDKINESYRKTNTDPIFAITDYKEFEANRSTYVDLAVKYSLRDPLHCMQYLFESSPMVWNIFKDGWNGRPYYMSADHDRLQSDFNYYYGAHKYNVTQPYENLSYANWGTPAFDALNNLALGIETSVFDTFLNSPALYMYISIILLILMHALTRSKEVYLMYVPNLLNIVIVFFSTPIQDYRYLYANLLVCYLLVIIWMGLSKGSGESVLSRGFFKRILNK encoded by the coding sequence ATGGAATTTAGGGAAATGGAAACTGTAGAATACTTCAGGAAATTCAACTATCGTGACCTGGCGATATTTTTGATACCTGTTATAGTGTTTTCCATTTATCTATTTATATTCAATCCGGGCATTGCAACAACAGACACCTTCAACCAGTTTCACCAGATTGCATCCGGCGCATTTACAAACTGGCATCCGTTTTTCCATACGTTCATTGAGATGATGTGTCTGAGCGTTTATCCGAGCACCATTTCAATTTGTGTCTTTCAGATTTCAGTGTTTTCTGTGATGTGGGCCGTAATCTGTAAATACTTCAGGGACGATGACGGGAATGTCTTTAAATGGCAGGTGATCTTTTCTCTAATTGTCTGTGTGATTCCGATAAACGGACTATATTCAATAACCATGTGGAAGGACATACTCTTCAGCTACTGCATGATGTTTCTGTGTTTTTTAATCATGGTGATGATTGACCGGAAAGGCAATGTTGATTTGAAGTTCATTGTATTGCTTTCTTTGATTATGGCCTTTGTCTCACAGCTCAGGGGAAACGGATTTTATGTTGTTCTGGTTTGCATAGTCGTCTATATGGCCTATCTTATCTTGAAAAGGAACGTGAAGATGGGTGTTGCTTTAACTATTTTAACCGTGACATTCATTCTTTTGATTTCATCACTGAATGTTGCATATGAGGTTTCAGACAATGAAAAGGATGCATTTGCAACCAAACTTGCCCATATGCTTGCCGACTATGACCTGAACCTTGACATTGAGGATGGCGACAGGCAGAAGATTCACACACTCATCAATCCCGACAAGATCAACGAATCATACAGAAAAACGAATACCGACCCGATTTTTGCAATTACGGACTACAAGGAGTTTGAGGCCAACAGGTCCACCTATGTGGACCTTGCCGTGAAATATTCACTTCGCGACCCTCTCCACTGCATGCAGTATCTCTTTGAATCCTCACCGATGGTGTGGAACATCTTCAAGGACGGCTGGAACGGAAGGCCGTATTACATGAGCGCCGACCACGACAGGCTTCAGAGCGATTTCAACTACTATTATGGGGCCCATAAGTATAATGTGACACAGCCATATGAAAACCTTTCATATGCAAACTGGGGAACTCCGGCATTTGACGCCTTGAATAATCTGGCGCTGGGTATAGAGACAAGCGTGTTCGACACCTTCCTGAACAGTCCGGCACTCTACATGTACATTTCAATAATCCTTCTGATACTGATGCATGCGCTGACCCGTTCGAAGGAAGTTTATCTGATGTATGTTCCGAACCTTTTGAATATTGTCATTGTGTTCTTTTCAACACCTATACAGGATTATAGATATTTGTATGCAAATCTGCTTGTTTGCTATCTTCTGGTGATAATCTGGATGGGATTAAGTAAAGGTTCTGGTGAATCTGTTCTTTCAAGAGGATTTTTCAAACGTATATTAAACAAATGA
- a CDS encoding AAA family ATPase — protein MNFSNSVHVIWEVSLAEVLMSNREFIEPEHLLIGIFSLDKVVNLFKTNEKQIDSSIFQSIKQECNEIQGIFSNFDISLTSFRHLLRLNIEQGSFTDHGNVIHRSEYSKDLFKKAQKIAIAEGLIEFRAVHLLKAILEEDIECINQTLELFSISRTEILETIDNKTFAELPDPNSILSRYGIDLTELARESKLDPVIGMDAELLKLVRTLNKRGKNNALIVGEAGVGKSTLVRKLAIEISKGTLGKNMNSKTIVELNMGSLIAGTKYRGEFEEKISDLIDEAKKDPNLILFIDEAHTIIGTGSSGSLDASNMFKSALANGDISIIGATTLEEFTLYFEKESAFERRFQPIMVKEPSSDEVINILHHLKGKYEEFHNVRISDEAINSAVHLSVKYIIDRNLPDKALDVIDEACSRKVIPKINSSEDSISDNCVTEQDVKSVISDWRGIPVIDYSFAIDKLEHMEDFLNGQIIGQKKAMNTISNRIKKALLGIQDIERPLAVFMFLGSRGVGKSYTASVLSEFLFENTRSFLRVDLSEFSDSSTITRLIGSPPGYKNNDEGGFLTNYIKNNPSSVILFDNIEKAHPQVVDVLLQLFDRGIIVDSKNNEIIANNCIFIVTGFLVHESGDYHVIYGASSSGDKNQELKNLNRFYRTDLLDVIDDFVVFKQLDVNDFEILVKKAIEKLSNRLYSEKHIRLTFDDDVFEFLGKKGFDKENGVKYLDKFIEKMVEFPLADLILKKKISFDNEVNVSLHENKLSFNVKR, from the coding sequence ATGAACTTTTCTAATTCCGTTCATGTCATTTGGGAAGTAAGCCTGGCAGAAGTCTTAATGTCAAATAGGGAATTCATCGAACCCGAACATTTGTTGATTGGAATATTCAGTTTGGATAAGGTCGTAAACCTGTTCAAAACCAATGAGAAACAAATAGATTCAAGCATATTCCAATCAATTAAACAGGAATGTAATGAAATTCAGGGAATCTTTTCCAATTTCGATATTTCACTGACCTCGTTTCGCCACCTGTTGAGACTGAATATTGAACAGGGTTCCTTCACAGATCACGGTAATGTCATTCACAGAAGTGAATATTCAAAAGACCTGTTTAAAAAAGCTCAAAAAATCGCCATTGCTGAAGGCTTGATAGAATTTCGTGCGGTTCACCTGCTGAAAGCGATTTTGGAAGAGGACATTGAATGCATCAATCAGACCCTGGAACTTTTCAGCATTAGTCGCACTGAAATTCTTGAGACCATTGATAATAAGACCTTTGCGGAATTGCCCGATCCCAATTCCATCCTGAGCAGATACGGCATTGACCTGACTGAACTTGCAAGGGAATCCAAGCTGGACCCTGTAATTGGAATGGACGCAGAACTGCTGAAACTGGTGAGGACATTAAATAAGCGTGGGAAGAATAACGCCTTGATTGTTGGTGAAGCGGGAGTCGGTAAGTCAACATTGGTTCGAAAATTGGCAATAGAAATATCCAAGGGCACTCTTGGAAAAAACATGAACAGCAAAACCATTGTCGAATTGAATATGGGCTCTTTGATTGCGGGAACCAAATATCGCGGTGAATTTGAAGAGAAAATCAGCGATTTAATAGATGAGGCTAAAAAGGATCCCAACCTGATTCTGTTCATTGATGAGGCCCATACCATTATCGGAACCGGCAGTTCCGGAAGCTTGGATGCATCAAACATGTTTAAATCCGCATTGGCCAATGGGGACATATCAATTATCGGAGCAACCACTCTGGAAGAATTCACGTTATATTTTGAAAAGGAATCCGCTTTTGAGAGAAGATTTCAACCGATCATGGTTAAGGAACCGTCCTCCGATGAGGTCATTAACATTTTGCATCACCTGAAGGGAAAATATGAGGAGTTTCATAATGTAAGAATTTCCGATGAGGCAATAAATTCCGCAGTGCACTTGTCAGTCAAGTACATAATCGATAGGAACCTGCCAGATAAGGCATTGGATGTTATTGATGAGGCATGCTCCAGAAAGGTGATTCCAAAAATCAACTCTTCTGAGGATTCCATTTCAGACAACTGTGTAACCGAACAGGATGTCAAGTCGGTTATCTCAGACTGGAGAGGCATTCCCGTCATTGACTATTCGTTTGCAATAGATAAACTGGAGCATATGGAGGATTTCCTCAACGGCCAAATAATCGGTCAGAAAAAGGCGATGAACACGATTTCAAACAGGATTAAAAAAGCCCTTTTAGGCATTCAGGACATTGAAAGGCCACTTGCGGTGTTCATGTTTTTAGGTTCAAGAGGTGTCGGCAAATCGTATACGGCATCAGTCTTATCCGAATTTCTATTTGAAAATACAAGATCATTTCTTAGGGTTGACCTTTCTGAGTTTAGCGACAGTTCAACAATTACAAGGCTGATAGGTTCCCCTCCCGGATATAAAAATAATGATGAAGGCGGATTTCTGACAAATTACATTAAGAACAATCCATCTTCAGTCATATTGTTTGACAACATCGAAAAGGCCCATCCTCAAGTGGTTGATGTTCTGCTGCAGCTGTTTGACAGGGGAATTATTGTCGATTCAAAGAACAATGAGATTATAGCCAATAACTGCATTTTTATAGTAACCGGATTTTTGGTTCATGAATCCGGAGATTATCATGTGATTTATGGAGCCTCCTCGAGCGGTGATAAAAATCAGGAATTGAAGAATCTGAACAGATTTTACAGAACAGACCTGTTGGATGTGATAGACGATTTTGTCGTATTTAAACAGCTGGATGTTAATGATTTTGAAATCCTGGTTAAAAAAGCCATCGAAAAACTCTCCAATAGGCTTTATTCGGAAAAACACATTAGGTTAACTTTTGATGATGATGTTTTTGAATTTTTAGGTAAAAAAGGATTTGATAAGGAAAATGGAGTAAAATATCTTGATAAGTTCATTGAAAAAATGGTTGAGTTCCCATTGGCGGATTTGATTCTTAAAAAGAAAATCAGCTTTGACAATGAGGTTAATGTTAGTTTACATGAAAATAAATTAAGTTTTAATGTTAAAAGGTGA
- a CDS encoding winged helix-turn-helix domain-containing protein, translating into MEDETLRKYGFIIISSYRVKTIKALKDETKIPSQIARDTGIRTNHISKVLRELKDTGVVECINEDQKKGRLYRLTPEGDEIADILK; encoded by the coding sequence GTGGAAGATGAAACATTAAGGAAATATGGATTTATTATCATTAGCTCATACAGGGTAAAAACAATAAAGGCACTCAAGGATGAAACCAAGATTCCGTCTCAAATTGCAAGGGATACCGGAATCAGGACAAACCACATCTCAAAGGTTCTTCGTGAACTTAAGGACACTGGTGTTGTTGAATGCATCAATGAGGACCAGAAAAAGGGAAGATTATACAGACTGACTCCTGAGGGCGATGAAATCGCAGACATCTTAAAATAG
- a CDS encoding toll/interleukin-1 receptor domain-containing protein → MNDDKLNDFIKKRPFPAYDGDGKYIFISYSHKDAEIVFSELKKFKNEKYNIWYDQGIDIGIDWDDAIAEALEACSLFVCFISKNSLASSNVINEIKFADDENKDIILIYLDESQLTGGLKLRLRNRQSILKFTMSPQEYSLQWKKAFKKFITPEQQKPPSSQNFDYLNDLIQNGGKSINLDFDIKIKEDEKSRYREGISLDEDNLVIDGNKHFIDANFLNRIFNITGKNILIKNCTFKNGHNSFVGSEKHETGGGAIFIDKDASVSFFDCKFLNNHSESDGGAIFNKGNMLSAKKCNFENNSSKLSGGAIANLNKLNIFKSIFKENKSHNGGAIYNYHESSLSIRDSKFRNNSSEMFAGAIYNYGDLKAEECSFSNNFSKGGGAVMNYGHAEISSTSFKGNSSTFGGAIFNMAKNLVHYSNNHSTNLIDDGYIKVVDCNFASNSAIKLGGVICNLSKSKFDRCIFGKNTASSFSHFISNGPEGILKNDNTVELTQFISVLTIVGCDFRIGGILENNAIYNQKNCLLTIDSQTVLNKKSAKDNSNILLNRGKIEFN, encoded by the coding sequence ATGAATGATGATAAATTGAATGATTTCATTAAAAAAAGACCGTTTCCTGCTTATGATGGTGATGGAAAATATATCTTTATTAGCTATTCGCACAAAGATGCTGAGATAGTATTTTCCGAATTAAAGAAATTTAAAAATGAAAAATATAATATCTGGTATGACCAGGGTATTGACATTGGAATAGATTGGGATGATGCCATTGCCGAAGCTTTGGAAGCATGTTCTCTATTCGTATGTTTCATCAGCAAAAATTCCCTTGCATCTTCCAACGTTATTAATGAAATTAAATTTGCAGATGATGAAAACAAGGACATTATTCTAATTTATCTTGATGAGAGTCAATTGACCGGAGGACTTAAGTTGCGTCTCAGAAACAGGCAGTCCATTTTAAAATTCACAATGAGTCCTCAGGAATATTCCCTCCAATGGAAAAAGGCCTTTAAAAAATTCATTACTCCCGAACAGCAGAAACCGCCAAGTTCACAAAATTTTGATTATCTCAATGATCTCATTCAAAATGGTGGAAAATCAATTAATTTGGACTTTGATATTAAAATAAAAGAGGATGAAAAATCCAGATATCGAGAGGGAATTTCTCTAGATGAGGACAATCTCGTAATTGATGGAAATAAGCATTTCATTGATGCGAATTTTTTAAATCGTATTTTCAACATTACCGGGAAAAATATTCTAATCAAAAACTGCACTTTCAAAAATGGCCATAACAGCTTCGTTGGCAGTGAAAAACATGAGACCGGTGGAGGAGCCATTTTCATTGATAAGGATGCATCGGTATCCTTTTTTGATTGTAAATTCTTAAACAATCATTCTGAAAGTGATGGGGGTGCTATTTTCAATAAAGGAAACATGTTAAGTGCTAAAAAATGCAATTTTGAAAACAATTCAAGCAAATTGTCCGGTGGCGCAATCGCCAATCTTAACAAGTTAAACATTTTCAAGTCAATTTTTAAAGAGAATAAATCCCATAATGGCGGTGCGATTTACAATTATCATGAATCCTCCCTATCCATAAGGGATTCAAAGTTCAGAAATAATTCTTCAGAGATGTTTGCAGGTGCAATATATAACTATGGAGATTTAAAGGCAGAGGAATGCAGTTTCTCAAACAATTTTTCAAAGGGTGGAGGTGCAGTCATGAATTACGGTCATGCTGAGATATCCTCAACCTCCTTTAAGGGGAATTCCTCAACATTCGGTGGAGCCATATTCAATATGGCCAAAAATCTGGTTCATTATTCAAATAATCATTCCACAAATCTCATCGATGACGGATACATTAAAGTTGTTGACTGCAATTTCGCCTCCAATAGCGCCATAAAACTGGGTGGAGTAATCTGCAATTTAAGCAAGTCAAAATTCGACAGGTGCATTTTTGGAAAAAATACCGCAAGCAGTTTCTCTCATTTTATCAGCAACGGTCCCGAGGGCATTTTAAAAAATGACAATACCGTTGAACTGACCCAGTTCATATCGGTCTTAACAATCGTGGGGTGTGACTTTAGAATCGGAGGCATCCTTGAGAACAATGCAATCTACAATCAGAAAAATTGTCTGTTAACTATTGACTCGCAAACCGTACTCAACAAGAAATCAGCGAAAGATAATTCCAATATACTACTAAACAGAGGTAAAATAGAATTTAATTAG
- a CDS encoding zinc-ribbon domain-containing protein: MVKCQNCGSEVVDGAQFCAQCGSEIVVEENKANVCPECGSEVAEKMKFCQNCGCELNKDESGEAKTKFCAKCGHEIDAGLKFCPECGTPTSGVTPPSNTQVVVRYEKSAGLAAVLSFLIIGLGQVYLGLTKKGIILFVLAIISGILMLIFVGFILWLLVWGYAIYDAYNSAEKINNGIEVEDTLDFNNLF, from the coding sequence ATGGTGAAATGTCAAAATTGTGGCAGTGAAGTAGTAGATGGGGCTCAATTCTGTGCCCAATGTGGTAGTGAAATAGTAGTTGAAGAAAACAAGGCAAATGTGTGTCCTGAATGTGGCAGTGAAGTGGCAGAGAAAATGAAATTCTGTCAAAACTGCGGATGTGAACTCAACAAGGACGAATCCGGAGAGGCAAAGACAAAGTTCTGTGCAAAGTGTGGCCATGAAATCGATGCAGGTCTCAAGTTCTGTCCGGAATGCGGAACTCCAACATCAGGTGTGACTCCGCCAAGCAACACTCAGGTAGTCGTCAGGTACGAAAAGAGTGCAGGTCTTGCGGCGGTGCTGTCATTTCTTATAATCGGTCTGGGTCAGGTGTATCTGGGCTTGACCAAAAAGGGAATCATACTCTTTGTTCTGGCAATTATTTCAGGAATTCTGATGCTGATATTTGTCGGATTCATATTGTGGCTTCTGGTTTGGGGTTATGCGATATATGACGCGTACAATTCAGCCGAAAAAATCAACAATGGAATTGAAGTCGAAGACACTCTTGATTTCAACAATCTCTTTTAG
- a CDS encoding Ig-like domain repeat protein, with product MENQKIIIALLCVIVAILAVGLIMFSPLTAKENTSLEVPDKEINVGDSLAVKLTDSKGNPISNATVNVRFTDKDGTVIDEDVTTNSKGVAKLKMDDEGKYCLNCSFKGDGHYSPSEISTNVTVKTVKTEVVSAAEKSPSQSSEREEYKITPDGWDPKEHEVSREKLDNGYERVNYDDGYMRVVDKDGNIITHGW from the coding sequence GTGGAAAATCAGAAAATAATCATTGCTCTTTTGTGTGTAATCGTGGCAATACTTGCCGTTGGCCTTATAATGTTTTCTCCGCTAACCGCAAAGGAGAACACCTCTCTTGAGGTTCCGGATAAGGAAATTAATGTCGGTGATTCGCTGGCGGTAAAGCTCACTGACAGTAAGGGAAACCCGATTTCCAACGCAACCGTGAATGTCAGATTTACGGACAAGGACGGAACAGTCATTGATGAGGATGTGACTACCAATTCGAAGGGTGTTGCCAAACTGAAGATGGATGATGAGGGCAAATATTGCCTCAATTGCAGCTTTAAAGGTGACGGTCATTATTCCCCAAGTGAAATCTCAACCAATGTCACGGTCAAAACCGTCAAGACCGAGGTTGTGAGTGCAGCTGAAAAGTCACCGTCACAGAGTTCTGAAAGGGAGGAATATAAGATAACTCCCGATGGATGGGACCCTAAAGAGCATGAGGTTTCACGTGAAAAGCTTGATAACGGATATGAAAGGGTAAATTATGATGATGGCTATATGAGAGTCGTCGATAAGGATGGAAATATAATAACTCATGGATGGTAA